Proteins encoded within one genomic window of Microbacterium soli:
- a CDS encoding metalloregulator ArsR/SmtB family transcription factor has protein sequence MATDELSRIFAALGDPTRRALLARLSRGPAGVGELAEPFEMSFAAVSKHLRVLEVAGLVSRGRTAQYRPAFLNARPLREAAEWIDDYRQFWTDSFDALDEHLSSLTDKEKP, from the coding sequence ATGGCGACAGATGAGTTGAGTCGTATCTTCGCGGCGCTGGGTGATCCCACGCGACGTGCTCTCCTGGCCCGGTTGTCCCGCGGCCCTGCGGGGGTGGGTGAACTGGCCGAACCGTTCGAGATGTCGTTCGCGGCGGTTTCCAAGCACCTGCGTGTTCTTGAAGTCGCGGGCCTGGTGAGTCGAGGGCGCACGGCGCAATACCGTCCTGCGTTTCTCAACGCGAGGCCGCTGAGGGAGGCGGCCGAATGGATCGACGACTACCGGCAGTTCTGGACCGACAGCTTTGACGCCCTCGACGAGCACCTGAGCTCACTGACGGACAAGGAGAAACCATGA
- a CDS encoding SRPBCC domain-containing protein — MTGTTPDGIVIDRDFSADLPTVFTAWTAPEHFARWFGGKDVQVPLDSLNFVAEPGRTWTAQMVLPDGNTIDWTGEFVEVVPHTRLVLTITDKPSEEGRARIVVELTPIGGGTHMHFTQETPGFTPEQQVGVLHGWQGFLDELEQIVVG; from the coding sequence ATGACCGGAACTACCCCTGATGGAATCGTCATCGACCGTGACTTCTCTGCGGATCTTCCTACGGTGTTCACCGCATGGACTGCTCCAGAGCACTTCGCGCGCTGGTTCGGAGGCAAAGACGTCCAGGTGCCGCTCGACAGCCTGAACTTCGTCGCCGAACCGGGGAGGACGTGGACCGCGCAGATGGTGCTGCCGGACGGCAACACCATCGACTGGACTGGCGAGTTCGTCGAAGTCGTCCCGCACACGCGACTGGTTCTCACCATCACCGACAAGCCTTCCGAAGAAGGCCGAGCGCGGATCGTCGTGGAGCTGACGCCCATCGGCGGCGGCACTCACATGCACTTCACCCAAGAGACCCCCGGCTTCACACCCGAGCAACAAGTTGGTGTCCTCCACGGCTGGCAGGGCTTCTTGGACGAGCTCGAACAGATTGTGGTGGGCTGA
- the nrdF gene encoding class 1b ribonucleoside-diphosphate reductase subunit beta: MTPSPKLQLVSHVDAINWNRIEDDKDLEVWNRLTGNFWLPEKVPLSNDVQSWNTLTEQEQLLTMRVFTGLTLLDTIQGTVGAVSLIPDAITPHEEAVYTNIAFMESVHAKSYSSIFSTLASTKEIDEAFRWSTENQNLQKKARIIIDYYRGDDPLKRKVASTLLESFLFYSGFYLPMYFSSHAKLTNTADLIRLIIRDEAVHGYYIGYKYQRGLETETPERRDELKDYTFSLMYELYENEVQYTQDLYDGVGLTEDVKKFLHYNANKALMNLGYEAMFPSTVTNVNPAILSALSPNADENHDFFSGSGSSYVIGKAEATEDDDWDF, encoded by the coding sequence ATGACTCCCTCCCCGAAGCTGCAGCTGGTCAGCCATGTCGATGCGATCAACTGGAACCGCATCGAGGATGACAAGGACCTCGAGGTCTGGAACCGACTCACGGGCAACTTCTGGCTGCCCGAGAAGGTGCCGCTGTCGAACGACGTGCAGTCGTGGAACACGCTCACCGAGCAGGAGCAGCTCCTGACGATGCGCGTGTTCACGGGGCTGACGCTGCTCGACACGATCCAGGGCACCGTCGGCGCCGTCTCGCTGATCCCCGACGCGATCACCCCGCACGAGGAGGCGGTGTACACGAACATCGCGTTCATGGAGTCCGTGCACGCCAAGAGCTACTCCTCGATCTTCTCGACGCTCGCGTCGACGAAGGAGATCGACGAGGCCTTCCGCTGGTCGACCGAGAACCAGAACCTGCAGAAGAAGGCGCGGATCATCATCGACTACTACCGTGGCGATGACCCGCTCAAGCGCAAAGTCGCCTCCACTCTGCTGGAGTCGTTCCTGTTCTACTCGGGCTTCTACCTGCCGATGTACTTCTCGTCGCACGCCAAGCTGACCAACACCGCCGACCTGATCCGCCTCATCATCCGCGACGAGGCTGTGCACGGGTACTACATCGGCTACAAGTACCAGCGCGGGCTGGAGACCGAGACGCCGGAGCGCCGCGACGAGCTGAAGGACTACACGTTCTCGCTCATGTACGAGCTGTACGAGAACGAGGTGCAGTACACGCAGGACCTTTACGACGGCGTCGGCCTGACCGAGGACGTCAAGAAGTTCCTGCACTACAACGCGAACAAGGCGCTCATGAACCTCGGCTACGAGGCGATGTTCCCCTCGACGGTCACCAACGTGAACCCGGCGATCCTGTCGGCCCTGTCGCCGAACGCTGACGAGAACCACGATTTCTTCTCGGGGTCCGGTTCGTCGTACGTCATCGGCAAGGCCGAGGCCACCGAGGACGACGATTGGGACTTCTAG